The following proteins are encoded in a genomic region of Actinomadura sp. NAK00032:
- a CDS encoding TrmH family RNA methyltransferase encodes MSRRTAGPAIRVRAPRELRRQRRRHAHSCWDHLLAAPLWPLHGANLGTLLRTCDAVGACLAVPRFSWVPEALERGNTLRRPACVHWVNDPLRWLERQRGAGSRVVGVELADEAVRLADLPAARVRTVAVLGHEQTGIPAEAVDLLDLAVEIPMVGHGSSLNVAVAGSLVLYKLAGLL; translated from the coding sequence GTGAGCCGCCGGACCGCCGGCCCGGCGATCCGGGTCCGCGCCCCGCGCGAGCTGCGCCGGCAGCGCCGCCGCCACGCCCACTCCTGCTGGGACCACCTCCTCGCCGCGCCGCTGTGGCCGCTGCACGGCGCCAACCTCGGGACGCTGCTGCGCACCTGCGACGCGGTCGGCGCGTGCCTGGCCGTCCCCCGGTTCTCCTGGGTGCCGGAGGCCCTCGAACGCGGCAACACGCTGCGCCGGCCCGCCTGCGTCCACTGGGTGAACGACCCGCTGCGCTGGCTGGAGCGCCAGCGCGGGGCCGGTTCCCGCGTCGTCGGCGTCGAGCTGGCGGACGAGGCGGTCCGGCTCGCCGACCTGCCCGCCGCCCGCGTCCGGACGGTCGCCGTGCTGGGCCACGAGCAGACCGGCATCCCCGCGGAGGCCGTCGACCTGCTCGACCTCGCCGTGGAGATCCCTATGGTGGGACATGGCAGCAGCTTGAACGTGGCCGTCGCCGGCTCGCTCGTCCTCTATAAGCTGGCGGGCCTGCTGTGA